From the genome of Medicago truncatula cultivar Jemalong A17 chromosome 2, MtrunA17r5.0-ANR, whole genome shotgun sequence:
gaaaattgcttttttggaAATGATGAAATTACCTCCAATGGTAGTTAACTGCTGCTCATTTCCTTGTTTATAATCATCCACTGCTGCTACCTACCACCCCTCTTTCATAAGTGTTATTCAACTCTTGGTGGTCAAAATGAAATTGAGCATCTCTTATGCTATGTCTCCTGATTCTATGGCTAACTTTCTCACCAGTCACCATttctattataaatttatattataaagtttaatcaattatttttcattaccATCACCGTTAGTAAAACATAGGCACTTTATTGTTGTAGATCTAGATGATGAGACAGATCCATACATGTTCTACTTTGGCATATCCACTTCTTAAATTGGGTCCAAAAATTTTCTCGTACCCAAAGCATGGTGTGTGCAACAAAAATGCAGAGGTGTCAAAAAGCATAGGTAAAACGTTGAATGTTGTTGGAGTTAAGGCGAGTCCATTTTTGTCTCCAATGATAGATATAATGGAAGGTGAGAAGCGGAGAGAAAAACAAgagataaataattaaaaataccaATTGAACAAAGACACGCAAGATAGATGTAATGCGTGTGTATGCCTCAAACTTTATAAACTTTTGATGAAAtgagcggtagttaactaccgttgaggTAATTTCGTCATTTCCATGTGTTATTAGGAAACTTTTGATGTCAAAACAATTTTCTAATGAATATATGCTAGAAAACAAAGAATTCAGCGGTAAGGAAGATTATGATTGTGTGCAAAAGACATCGTACGGTTTACCTTGTGCGTATATTATTGTCATGAAAAGTAAGCAAAAATTGCATCTTGTCTTGGATGATATATACCCTCATTGGAAAAGGTTAAGTGTACAAGGACAAGagattgatgatgatttttctgtGATGGAATAGTGGAATGACATTCAAGAACGTCTCAAGACAAGCCCTTACAATATGAAACTCTACATCAAAGAGATGATGTGTCAAATAACATTTCCGGAAACCACAAATTTGTCTCCACCTTCAAAAAAGGCGGTAACCAAGGGAACACCTAAAAGGAAGAGGACTACACTAAAAGCGTCATCAACGGATCGAATCCCCTCTAGGTGGGAGACTATTGATTCTCAAAATCCGGATAGTCAACCTTCACAACCCAAGATGTCACTTCGAAAGAGGAAAGATGCACACCTTGGCACTTACTCCCGCTCACAAGCTTCATCCTCTACTTCAAAACCGTTTCGGAATACCCCATACATTTCACAAATCCCTTCTATCATGAGAccttttgttgaagaaattgtGAATGTTAAAGGGAATGGTCATTGTGGCCAATATGTAACtagtattatataaatatatgaagtgaaattttttttggtggccggTTATGTCACGCCAATTATTGCTCGcatttttttgtctctaattattcaactatttattttatctcaatAAGCTAATATTTACTCAATAAgctaatatttgtttttcattatattttgtgaaatgaaacATGTCTAAAGATTTACAAGATCCAATTAAACTTCATGTTCGTTATGTAGATGTGAAAAAGAGGGCTAGGTTCTTTGTAAACCCCACCGACAAGTTGGATGAGTTGAAGGCAAAACTTGACGACTTCTTTATCCATATTGGTTCAAATCATAGAACATGTGATGTGATAGTAAATGTGCCGGGAGGCGTGTACTTGGGGGAGGATAATGATGAATACTTCTGAAAGACCGTGTATTATCCACAACTTCTCAAAGATGATAGCGACGTTGATTACATGTTTAGGTAAATGGTTGAGGATAACACTTTACATCTTTATGTCTGATCCGTTGAAGTGTAATATTAATGAACGTGTAATAGTATAATGTGTTCGAATTTGTGTCTATAGTGATGAATTTAAATGAATTTGTGTTATGTGTAATTTGGATCGTTTATGTGAGACTTTGTGATTTTGAGAATTTAAGGACAAATTGATGTAATTTCGATCTTTTATGTGTCATTATATGCGATTAAGTGATTACGCGTCATTAACGAcgaatttgtgtaatttggatcgtttatatgtgattatgtgattttgagaaaaatgatgaattttggtAGCTTATATCCCCTCTTTTATTCAACTTTGTCAAGCCAACGGATATAAGCTTCATGTCCGACATGGGGAGCTGACCTAAAAATTCTAGAGTTCATGAAGTCAATCACATAAGTACCTTCAACGAATATCCTAGGGCTAAATTTGTGGTAGCTAGGGAAAATCTCTCtaagtttttcactatctttTCTAGACTTAGGAAGGGGGCCTAAGAATGCATGGGTGTTTGTGCTAGGAATAAGTACCTGATATTTCCAAATTAATGCACGTTCATCCTTCAGGCCAGGTTCATCTACGAACTTGCAGTTTCCAGGTTGAATGGGTTGTTAGAAGTTAATAGTAGCAGCAATGGTAGAGGTTGCATGATCCAGGGTTGTTGCATGCAAAGTCGACACGACCATTTCTCTTGCAAGATCCGGAATTggagtttttttagttttgggaaTTTGAAACAATGGGATTACTGCACATAAAGCCTCGCAGAGATTGGAATAAAGAACTCGCGAACAATGAACGAATGAGAAGATGTACATTTCAAGGTGGGTTTAAAAAGTAATCTAAGGGTTGGAAATCCCTTTTATACCTTCTGAAATAAAAAAGGTTCTAGGCCTTTTTGAGTTATGGAGTTCAGATGTTGACAAGTGGCGTTATCCCGCAAGGGCAGTTATAAGAAGGAGCTTAGTGGAAAGTTTTAAGGTTAAGGTGTGATCCACTATCTTAATGTGAGTGGCACCACGAAATGGTATTTTTTTcaaatgtcaattttctttcttcatttgaaaaaacatttttataaggactaactCGTGACACTTGGTGCCCTAGGGCAATGGAAAGACCCCACTAACTTTTCAACTGCAAAGTGGCGGCCCACTAAATCTTGAAGTTGTGCAATAAAAGAAGAATTGAAAAGACTATTCTTGGAAGTAATTAGAAACATGATGTCATCCTCCAAGGAGTACATAatgtattttcaaaaattccaCCTTCAATGTTTTTTCCATTCGAAAAGGCATTTTTGGGGGACAATTTGTTAGTCTGTAATTTCGACAGGCTCATTTAATGCAATCAATGAGAGTTGACTTTTGCTCTTTCAACAACTAAACACGTTATGTCTAGCCTGAAGATTTCGACATGGTCTGGGACTGGGCATTTAAAAGAGTTCAAGAGCTTTGAGGTTTGACAAGAGGTGATTTAGTCGAGAAGTTTGGTCGAAGCCAAGCAATTGCTGTTGAAACAAATTATAGTTCAAATTCAAAAAGCAACGGTTTCTCAGTAAGATGTGGGGGACAAACGGTTTTCGATCGTGGGAGTGCAACTCGTggcattttagtttttgtggtTGTTTCTTCTATGTATAAATAAGagtttttcatatgaaaaacaAGACGcaaatcatttataaaattctAGCACTCGAAGTACCGGCGTCTAGAGAAAAGAGTCATATAGAATGTATGTAAACTGATTTGTCGAACCACCTTTACATTTAAATGCAACAcattttacattttctttaagtttttgtgttttaaacttttaatccTTTTTTACATGCATTTATCTTTGCTTCTATTCCCGTCGAAAGACgttttgttttttatacaaaaattgTTGTATTCATTAGGCaacctatgaatatgatgaatacTCACGCATTTTCTGGATAAAAGATTACACAACAAGACCCAAGATTTCTAGTTTGATCCTGCgcgtaataataaaaaacacaggTAAACAGACTTCCACCTCAAGTCTAGGGGAAGGGGGATATTATGTAAAGATAAGTTCTTACGTTGGAGTTGACAtcgtaaatttttttaattttatatcagatgaaattcaaaaacttTTCACTTCAATACTTTTAAACTCATTACTCACTACATGACCAAGGGACAAGAGGGCTAGTGTTAGTACGGGCCTAAAAGGCCTGATCAAATTATTCTTTGGATTTTCCAACACCACAACCCATGGGAAGATGGCATAAAGGTCTAATAAATGGGCCAGGTCATGGTTCACCAAGGTGACCATGTCGTCTGGCCTCATGATATTCGACCTCATGCACCACCTCAGGAGATATAACACCTCAAAATGATGTGCTAGTCAGGGTAACTACCATCTACTATACATATTAGGAATCACTTTGTTCCAACTAGAGAGTTGACACGGTCCACCCCTTTAAGAATATCAATCTTGTGGATAGCTATCAGATCGTTCCTATTTACAGAGACCTCCTTTAAAAGGGAgttaaatcaatttatttttatagagtaAAAACTAATTACCATGTAgtaatacttttaaaaaaaattagtaattcATTAGATCAAAACTCGGGATATTACAAATGGGgctaatggtgttttacccccctgtaatataggtcattttcaggtttatcccctgtaaaatatttttttttatttacccccctgtaaaagtttttttttccaggatagcccttaataggccatacaaaaaccaaattatttgtaaaaaaaaaataataattcttttttgtttggcctattaggggggtattttgaaaaaaaaaaatctattttacagggtggtaaataaaaaaaaaattatagggggTAAACCCGAAAATGGCAtgtattacagggggtaaaactcTATTAACCCTTACATATATTCTTTTGGTTATTGTTTGACCTTGATATTTCTCCCCCTTATTTTGATTATAttcatacatttttattttatgtatttattttgcCCATCAATGAAGTTCGAATTCCTTATGGATATTGACTTATTGTTGAGAATAATTTCTAGTAATCCTAGTACTCCCTTTTGAGGTATCTCTTTTTAGTAATTTAACTACTATTGAGTTATATAACATGaaatagaaaatgaatgaatttaagtCAGCTCGTTGAACAAAATATACAACATGAAATTGTGGTATTTCTTTTCCATATAACTCTGATAATATAAGTAGTATAATCTAAGAACAATTGATTTATGGATGGATGTTCTTTTTATTATAAACTAGGCATGAAGTATGATATAGTTGTgattttattatacatattgTATGGGATACAATACACATGTGTGTGAGTCTTATATCCATGGATGTCCCCAATCCCCTCCATTTCGTTATTAAAGCAACCTTCCTAACCTCTCTTTTTCCCCAAACCTCTCATACATTTCTAATTCATACCTCCACCATTGTATCCATCTATGTTGTCTCTTCCACTTATGTTGTCTTCATCTTTTCCTTTTGCACCTTTTTCATGTGCACCTTCTTTGTTTATTCCACCAATATTCTCTTTCTCATCGTCCCAAAATGAGCCTCCCCAGTCTCTCCAACCTTCTGTTACACTTTCATGGACTTCACCTATTTCTTTTGCACCTTTACCTTgtccactattttttttacctCCACCATTATTCTCTTGTCCATCTTCCCAAAATGATCCTCCCCAATCCCGCCAACCATCGGTtcctatttttgttttggattcTCTTGTTACACCatctgcaaataaaaaaaaatactttttagtatataataaataaaatgcacatacacctatatatatatatatatatatatatatatatatatatatatatatatatatatatatatatatatatgtatgtatagacacacacaacaacaacaactttgaTCTTTGGAAGCCTAAATTGCCCTAGTAGAGATAAGAAGTAGTAAACAAAGAaagaacatgaagaaaaatTGGTTGATTTTCATCCTTGATTAaccaatattatattttagtcAATATGAATACAATAAGATGCTATTTATagatattatttgataaaataagaatacaattattttgattagataaaatataatgtacaataaataatgattattatatatatcatttggTTGATTGTGAGAATAATGGGTTATATAAACACCTATTGAGAGATTGAAAGGTTATATTGGGTCATGTTTATCAAACGAGGTAAGAATATTTGTCACACAACAACAGCTAACAAGTGATTATAACGTTTGATATTTTCTATAATATTAAACATGGTTTTAACTATTTGTAAAACCATAATAGTCATCATAAAGAAAGAACAAATTATTCTTCATACCAATTCAtctaaataatgaaaaaaatattaggatCATCATAAGTAAATGTATCCATTTATTCAATCacttatttttaatgaaataggaATTGACTTCTAATatgttaataaatttatatcatTCCTACATACTATTATCAAAAACCATTGAATATTAGTATATGATATAGTCTACCTTGTCCTCCTTCTTCCTCACCTCCACCATTATTCTCTTCTCCATATCCCCAAAATGATCCTCCCCAATCTCGCCAACTATCAATtcctatttttgttttggattcTTTTGTTACACCAactgcaaataaaaaaaaaacttttggtTAAATATAACAATAGGTAAAATGCACATACAACCTTATGTTATATTTTCATGGACTTCACCTTTACCTTCTCCACCTTCTTTGTCACTTCCACCATTATTCTCTTGTCCATCTTCCCAAAATGAGCCTCCCCAATCTCGCCAACCATCAATTCCTACTTTTGTTTTGGATACTTTTGCTACACCAACTGCAAatcaaaaaaatactttttattaaatataataaaagaataaataaaattcacatacaatttatatttatactttgATTCCCATCTTTGGATGTCTGAAT
Proteins encoded in this window:
- the LOC25487010 gene encoding uncharacterized protein DDB_G0290685 isoform X3 is translated as MKIKHFFFMFFLCLLLFISTRAIQTSKDGNQIGVTKESKTKIGIDSWRDWGGSFWGYGEENNGGGEEEGGQDGVTRESKTKIGTDGWRDWGGSFWEDGQENNGGGKKNSGQGKGAKEIGEVHESVTEGWRDWGGSFWDDEKENIGGINKEGAHEKGAKGKDEDNISGRDNIDGYNGGGMN
- the LOC25487010 gene encoding uncharacterized protein DDB_G0290685 isoform X2 — protein: MKIKHFFFMFFLCLLLFISTRAIQTSKDGNQIGVAKVSKTKVGIDGWRDWGGSFWEDGQENNGGSDKEGGEVGVTKESKTKIGIDSWRDWGGSFWGYGEENNGGGEEEGGQDGVTRESKTKIGTDGWRDWGGSFWEDGQENNGGGKKNSGQGKGAKEIGEVHESVTEGWRDWGGSFWDDEKENIGGINKEGAHEKGAKGKDEDNISGRDNIDGYNGGGMN
- the LOC25487010 gene encoding uncharacterized protein DDB_G0290685 isoform X1: MKIKHFFFMFFLCLLLFISTRAIQTSKDGNQIGVAKVSKTKVGIDGWRDWGGSFWEDGQENNGGSDKEGGEGKVGVTKESKTKIGIDSWRDWGGSFWGYGEENNGGGEEEGGQDGVTRESKTKIGTDGWRDWGGSFWEDGQENNGGGKKNSGQGKGAKEIGEVHESVTEGWRDWGGSFWDDEKENIGGINKEGAHEKGAKGKDEDNISGRDNIDGYNGGGMN